Genomic DNA from Lagenorhynchus albirostris chromosome 9, mLagAlb1.1, whole genome shotgun sequence:
GGTGTGCGGGAGACTGGCCTCTACAGCTGGGACAAGACTCTTAGAGGCATAAGAATGGTCCAAACTTAAAATCTCACATAAGTTCACGGGGGCCCTGCAGTTCCCAGCATCGTCCCTGGGAAACACTTTCACAGTCCCAGGAACGTTGGGAGGAATCAAAGGGAGGCTGTCAAGGACACCGGATGTAATACCCTCCAGAGATGGCAGGCATGGGCCAGGGTGCATCGGATTTTCGGGATCCAATGGAGGACCCAAGGGTTGAAGATCAGGGGCGCAACAGCACCCGGAAGGCTTAGAAGGATGCTGCAGCCATGGGCTCAGCAATGCAGGGTTGTCCATCAAGGGATCGCCAGCAAACGGGAGCTGAGCTTCTAAGTCCAGAGATGGGTGCGTTGTGTCTAAGGAGAGGCGCCTCTTAGTCCGGGCCTGGACAGTCGGATCCTGAGTCCCCTCTTCCCAAGGACGATGACGAGGACCGTATCGTCCAGGTAGGGGGAGATCTGCAGCAGATGGACCTGCGGTCAGCGGCGGAGTCAGGCCAGGCTCCGCGGAGCTGTAGGCAGCCGCAGCCCCGAACTGGGCAGCAGAGCAAGAACCCCGGGCCGGCAAGGGGGTCGGGGACGCAGGATCCACAGGGGCTCTACAGCGGGTCCCATGGCAGGCGGCCACTGGCGGACGACAGTGCGAGGCGCTGCAGGACGGACCGTGCCTCCGGCGGAGCGTGGGTGCCCCAGGTGCGCGGACCTCCCTCCAGGCGTTCAGGAACTGGCTGCTGGGCTCCGTGGGCTGCGTGTGGTCCACCACGGTCTGGTCCTGCCCGTGTTTCCACAGCTCGTAGCGCTCCGGTTGCAAGATGTGCACGAAGGTGTCCATGGAGAAGGCGACCTGGGCCTCCCCACAGCTGCACTGCGATGCCACTTTGCCATAATCGATTCAGCGCAGGGAGGCGAAATTGATGGCTTCTGCGCAGTTAAAACCATGGTAGAAGCCAGAGTGGTAGCCATAGGGAAACGTCACTATGAAATATCCAGCCTCCTGAGTGACCCGACCGAAGGGGATGCTGTTGTCCTTGAGGACCATGGGCGAGATGAGAGCCACCTTGTGCTGCAGGAAGGCCTTACAGCCCCACGAGCTGCCCGGGAAAAGCTCCCTGGCCAGGCGTTCCAGGCGCCGGCCGTGCTCCAGGGGCACCGCGTACCAAGTCTTGGGCTCCCCGAAGTGCAGGTAGTTGATGCTGTAAAGTTCCATGTCCTCCACGTGCCAGGCGAAGGCGGTCTTCCACATGCCGAAGTAAAGGTAGGGGGTGTTGACGCCCTCGATGACCACTCCGCACTCCTGTTCCAGCAGGTCCTGAATGGTTCCCAGGTGTCCAAGGCTCCACTGCTTCGTGTTTTCATCAAATAAGGAGCCACTGACGTCCGCACCATATACTGGTGAACCATAGGGGCGTGTTTTCCAATATTTTCGCTCCAGATCCTCAAAATTAGAGTAGAATGGAGTCTGGTGTGTTTCACTGTTTGTTAAGTGGCGATACTCGCTCACGGTCAcggctttcttctttttgtggtgCTGAGTAAACACACCTGCCTGCCCAGAAATCACCTGCTGGAGGGGAGTGGCTATTAAGATGTCATCGATGTCATCATAGGTCTCTCTGGCTTTCCAGTCCTGGGGTGGAATGATCTTAGCCAGGCCTGCTCGGTGTGCACCTTGGGATTCCATATAAGCAATGTATTTATTGAAATCATTAATTAAGTTGTACCATTATGCTACAACTTGGGTTCTGGGCCCAGTTGGACTTAGACTTCATAGCTTTCATTAATAAGCAAGAAACTCCCAAGTTTTTACTTATGTTCTGGATAGGTGAGGATGCTGGTAAACACTACTATTTCAAAAATGGGTTGGAGTATATCAGCAGGAACCCCCAGTAGACTTTAGTGCAATGAGTTGATAATATTTCTTAGGCTTGCTGATTCTACAGGGGACTCCACGCTGGGCAGAAGCCTTGCTCAGGACTGATGCTggctgagcctgcaagtctgTGATGTCCTTGGTCGACACTTGGCTCTGGCCTCTTGAGCTCTAGTGAATCACCCAGCCCTGGGTGGGTATCCCAAATGTAGTGTCTTCAGGGCAGTATTGGAAACAAAACCtaagaaaaaatacaatacagATAGGTTGCAAACTAATGTTTGGAGATAGTTACTAGGGAACTACAAATAACACACCACCATGGAATATAATTGCATATTCAAAGAAAGGCTAAAATTTCATAAGATTGACAGTACAAGAAATGGTGTTGTTGTGAACAGTGGAAATTCCTGTACTCTAGTAAGGAGAATGGAAATCATTACATTCACTTTGAAAAACTATTTGGACAGTATCCACTAAAATTGAAATTACCCATGTGCTATGATTCATGCCTAGGATATGCGTATGTCTGTGCAATGAAAGTCAAGTCCAAGAATGTTCAGAACAACATTATTTCAGTagccaaacactggaaacaactcaaatgccagTCAACATTAGAATGGTTAAGTACActgtagtatattcatacaatggaatacaatacAGCAATGAAGATAAACAAGAACTAcatgaaaatataagaataacTCTATAAACAGAATACTGAGCAAAATTATCCAGACTCAAAAGAATACCTATTCtttgcttccatttatataaagagaaaaaggaggcaaTGTAATCTATGTTAGAAGTCAGACCAGTGGTTACCTttgtgagagagagaggttgTGAGTGGGGGTGTGAGGAAGTCTCTAGAAAAATGTGAATATTCTATCCTGAAGCCAGGTGCTGGTTACACAGCCATCAGAATGGTTCATTGTCATAAATCATCAAGTTATGATGATATTTACAAatttctgtgaaatatttttttaatttatttaaattatttaaataaattttaaaatatagtttaggGTGAAAAGCATTAAAGGATACAGATATCTTTCATCGtaccaaaagaaaaagcaagggtgattaaaaatatatgaactaAACATTCAATTGAAGAAGCTATAaaatagaagaagagaaagaaggggtaggagtaaaaaataacaaagaataaagacaaagttaatgaaagaaaacacatacaACACCAAACACTGATGACCAAAAGTATTCTTGGAAGAAATTAATGATAGCAATAAAACATGGGCATAACTGAGcctaagaaagaaggggaaaataaacCACTAGGAATGAAACAGTGCACgaaagaatttttaagatctcaAAAGAGAATCTTAGGAGAAACGTGACAGCAAGATTttcaaaagataagagaaaagaataattttctggAGAGGAAACATAACCAAAATGGATCCAAGAAACACCAGAAAGCTTGAATAATACCCCAGTATAAGAAGCTGTTTCAAAGTATGACCCCTGAAAGTCCAGGAGACACATCATTTTATATGTGAAtctagaaaagttgaaagaaacaGTTAACTCTTATTGTGCAAATTGTCTCAGTATAGAAAAAGTTGGAAAGCTACTCAGATGAGGCTATTCTTACCTCTGATAACAAAacgaaaaaggaaaataaaaaaataaagctacaggCCATCTTTATTTATAAGCATAgatgaaaacataaaatggaatgttatcCAAAGAAATACAGcaatataataaaagaataatacatcatgaccaaataGAAAGGAAGGATGATTCAACATTGGAAAATTTAATGATATAATTCAGAATATtaacaaagtaaatgaaaaataccaTCATCTTATAGGTaccaaaaaagcatttgatgaaatgCCAAATCCATTCATGATTTTACAATTCTTACTTGCAAAGCATCAAGAGAAACTTGTTTTGTAAGATAAAGAATTTCAAGGTAAAAAATAGCAAGGATCATTCTTAACAGTGAAACAAAAGTAACATTCTCATTAAAGTTAGGAAAAAGACATGCATcaacatgaaaagcttctcaacatcactaattattagaaaaatgcaaatcaaaactacaatgaggtatcacctcacaccagttagaacaggcatcatcagaaaatctacaaacaacaaatgctagagagggtgtggagaaaagggaaccctcttgcactgttggtagaaatgtaagttgatagagccactatggagaacagtatggaggttccttaaaaaactaaaaatagaattactatatgatccagcaatctcatgagtgagcatatacccagagaaaaccataattctaaaagacccatgcaccccaatgttcattgcaacactatttacaataaccaggtcatggaagtaacctaaatgcccattgacagacgaatggataaagaaatcatggtacatataaacaatggaatattagtgagccataaaaaagaccgAAATTGCGTGatttgttgagacgtgggtggatctagagattgtcatacagagtgaagttatttgaaagagaaaaacaaatatcgtatattaacacatgtatgaggaacctagaaaaatggtacagatgaaccactttgcagggcagaagttcagacacagatgtagagaacaaatgtatggatgccAAGTGGGGAAaactgcagtggggtggggatggtggtgtgctgaattgggcgattgggattgacatgtatacactgatgtgcataaaattgatgactaataacctgcagtataaaaaaacacatgaaaacagctaatactaaactttctttaggttatttgtatggaaatacattaaatgtttcagacattacatgaaactTCTAAatatcttatatgttctggtataatgttataagtcataatactagttattactttaaaatgtatatttcagaaataactaaatttccttgtcaattgcattattatgaactttcatcaaatctttaaccgtggtcatttttaagtcttttgtcatttacaaagAGTACTGCGTGTACtgtgatgcttttgcaaaaatgttcctataaaagggtttcattttcaaggaattcatggaaaacactttgacaagtacaggttttggtaactgactatactgtgGAACTGAACGAAtgagcattttcagaactctaatggcaaactgatgaattcataacaCTGCCTTACAAaatatcaagaagaaaaaaaattaattacatgtgaATGAgagaactgatgaggatgattataatttttgtgactttctgtttaaaaaaaaaaaaatcccacaaggactcagaggcaaaaaatacacaagtcaattttcactgcaaagtaaaggagctgttacagtggaagattactggactgaatgtcactATTATGAcacagtatgagtgtgtttcgtgtttggtaattgcaatcattgttggtTTTCTTGtgttcatccatttacaatgctttctgtcagtttatttatctcttgtaaaaataaactacagtgtgtgtgtgtgaaaacaaaaacatattgaaaacaatgtcaaaaataaatttcactatGTATACTCCATGTTCAACTTGAACTCTATGGAGCATATGTAATAGTAATAATTTTAGGACAGAAAATATgtgtacaaagaaaaaaagaaaaaacaaacaaagcaaactaTCTCATTAACCCAATTTCACGTGCTCCCTTAATACTGTTTCCTAATCCTGTTAAGCCCCCCTCATTTCCACCGTTCAAATATTCTTTGTTTCCCCTGTCTTCAAACTTCAAGCACACCTATTCCACCTCTCTTAGAATCCTTTGATTCTAAGTCCCTAAGTGATCTTGCCCACCATCACCTCTTGATCTCACCCCTTTCTACCCTGCTCCTTGCTCTCTCCTTCCAAACACATTCCTGGCTGTGTCTCAAAAAAGGCCGGTATACTCTTGTCTGATGGTCTTTGCACCCAGGCATCTCTCAAGCCTCAGCCCAAACATCAACCTCTCAGTGAAGTCTCCTGTGATATTCTTGCTTTGGATAAAAGAAGAGACAATTTTCCTTCCAAGAAAACAGGTACTCTCTCAAGAAAAGATTTCCAAATGAAACTTGAACTGATGGGCAGTACCCATGTATCTCTTCCAGATTCTACTCAAATCAGCCCCACCCTAACTCCATCATTCCTATTCCACACAATTGAATGCAATCAGCTCTTCCAACTGTCTAGTAAAAGGCCTCATTTTTAATGCTATCAGCCCACAAAACACAGGTATTTTGCCTGACATATTTCCTTTAAGATTTCTTGCAAGAAAATATATGAGATTGAAAGGTTATAAAAATTTCAGGATCCTTTCAGGTACAGAGGGTTTTCCCTGGGAAAGCTGCCAGAATGGGAGGAGGTAGCACAGTGGTCGGGGCATTAAACACCACTAGTATCTGGTCAGCACAAGTaccagggagaggagaagaaaaccATGCTAAAGAAATCCGTGACGAAGAGCTCAACTGCCTTTAGAGAACAAAGGCATTGAACCTTCCTCACCCTGTAGTCTCCCCAATAAGGCTAAGAAAGATCAGCTGGCCTGCCACTGTTCCAAGTAATAGAAACTCCCCACATCTCCTATGGTCTGCAAGAGGTGCCAGAGGTCCCTATACTTATTTGGGGTCCATTCAAGACAAGAGgaagctggggctggggcccaaTCCTCTAATACCCCTCCCTCCAAAGAGGCCACCACAATTTGGCTTAAACATAAAACCTTTATCCTTTGCGTCTGGGATCAGGGACAAAAAAATATAACCAAGGAAGGGCTTGCTCTATGTGACCCCTGCTGGTAGTTTTTGAAGAGTGCATCAAACGAATGTTTGCTGCAGACCGGAATACTGATGGCAGGGGCCCTTTGAGTGAGCAGTAGTAGCTCTTTGTACCTCTGCCCTGGAGCCTCATGCACCGTGGAATATGCAGAAGATAGGTAATGGAGGATCAATGCACTTTCTCCTTTTCCAACTTTAATGTCAAAGGATAAAAGAAACAATCTCGAGGTCTCTATAGAATGTATTGGTAAtacatggtggggaggggaagtagTTGACAATCTAGCTCATCCCTGAGGGAGTGTGACAAATGCAGTTAACTTAGCCTCTAAAAATTGGGTGGAAGTCAAATAATATCTCTCTTCCTATTCCAGAAACACCTGAGGAGCACTCAAGGGTCTTGGGGACAGATTGTTATAAAGGAGAAGCATTGTTCAAAAATGACCCTATATTTTCATCCTAGGATGCCTAAACAGTAGGCTAGCCTAGACTCCTTCCATGACTGGAGGGCTATAGCATCCAAAAGGGCCCAAGGTTCCCAGGTGCCTCCTAACGTACAGGGCTGCTGGCTTTCCCAGACAGCTCCTGTAAATGGCTGGCATGATATCTAGGCAGCTTAATTCCCCAAGCAGTCTGAAGGTCCCTTTCCTAATAAAGTGGCTATCATCAAAGCCCTATATGAAGGAAGAGCAATGGGGAAGGGGCCTCCACTACAACAAAGCCCTCCTCAACATGGGATGCCTCTCCATGTAGATGCTGAAGAAATGCAGAGCCTATGTGTGCCTTGGTCTGGATGTGTTTCCTGAACTCATATTGTATGACTTTGTGGAATTTTCCTCCATGCAGAAGGGGACTCAGAAGATGGGAAGAAAGCAAATAGTAAGGTTTCATCAGGGTTAGGGTTTTCCAGCCATGTGTATCTCAAGGAGAGAGGAACAAGTGTCTTGATGGATTGGATGGAGGGATAAGAGAGTGATTAAAATGATGGGCCAGTAAATTTATCCTgggtaaaaaaggaaatgagaacatgAGGGCAATGATGGAGAATGAAAGTGTGTTTGATTCACGGGCTGAATGTCTCCATTAGGTCAAATACTTCTATTAAAACACACGGAAATGTAAGCTAGAAAGAGAATGGAATGCTGGAAACATAAGTGGTACTatcattattaccattttatggaggaagaaactgaggtatagaaaaatttatatttaagttaATACCTTGTATTCTCAATCCCTAGAGTTATTTTTGTACTTGACTTATCTTCCATATAAAACTACTTTGAGAGCATTCTCTAGGCCTTTTTCATCATCATATTTTCCAAG
This window encodes:
- the LOC132526262 gene encoding LOW QUALITY PROTEIN: lysine-specific demethylase 4D-like (The sequence of the model RefSeq protein was modified relative to this genomic sequence to represent the inferred CDS: inserted 2 bases in 1 codon; substituted 1 base at 1 genomic stop codon), coding for MKAMKSKSNWAQNPSCSIMVXNLINDFNKYIAYMESQGAHRAGLAKIIPPQDWKARETYDDIDDILIATPLQQVISGQAGVFTQHHKKKKAVTVSEYRHLTNSETHQTPFYSNFEDLERKYWKTRPYGSPVYGADVSGSLFDENTKQWSLGHLGTIQDLLEQECGVVIEGVNTPYLYFGMWKTAFAWHVEDMELYSINYLHFGEPKTWYAVPLEHGRRLERLARELFPGSSWGCKAFLQHKVALISPMVLKDNSIPFGRVTQEAGYFIVTFPYGYHSGFYHGFNCAEAINFASLRXIDYGKVASQCSCGEAQVAFSMDTFVHILQPERYELWKHGQDQTVVDHTQPTEPSSQFLNAWREVRAPGAPTLRRRHGPSCSASHCRPPVAACHGTRCRAPVDPASPTPLPARGSCSAAQFGAAAAYSSAEPGLTPPLTAGPSAADLPLPGRYGPRHRPWEEGTQDPTVQARTKRRLSLDTTHPSLDLEAQLPFAGDPLMDNPALLSPWLQHPSKPSGCCCAPDLQPLGPPLDPENPMHPGPCLPSLEGITSGVLDSLPLIPPNVPGTVKVFPRDDAGNCRAPVNLCEILSLDHSYASKSLVPAVEASLPHTLDCDPLGLKLEAPASLESCEEFLTNAWYSICEPMTTEEFAKCDFI